The Cervus elaphus chromosome 21, mCerEla1.1, whole genome shotgun sequence genome window below encodes:
- the KIFC2 gene encoding kinesin-like protein KIFC2 isoform X10, giving the protein MSDSPALRPLSRATKTQRRAGGPDQPTAPPSGCCSASRARPAATERRPTRRAAARAVGGGAGPWSLAPGRDGARWTLFRRDGGAAAAADAENPAQSARCKPGSRRRADQPTAELWTELTGLVGSSEAEDGSGGGAERCPAEVSLEEALVRLAEFLSVQLGAEESFGTPPDLSKPGDVPPLLTVTGQLLALLAWIRSPRGRQALSQGMQPVSGVQHPPPAGSPLQEESPSLSPRGDAQGQQPPQLEEDQRAWQRLEQLILGQLEELKQQLEHQEEELGQLRLGVGATDSEKRVQHLTLENKALKQSLSLTRDLLLHWGPAPHTRAPQEKAEALLELRGRLQEAQDTTEALRVQLGVQEVQLQGLQGALRQLQQETEQNCRRELQQMRGQLAGLRARMASLRQGCGDLRGLVSTFTQSCQGSLSEAQGQVSWALGALSADGAGTQLAEAPQGPLPGCPGRLLELKGNIRVLCRLRPGTPSSLVSLEPGPGGTVTTCYRGHQRRFRLDWVFPPHASQEEVFRELESAVLSCLGGYSVCIFTYGQTGTGKTYSMEGPPEDPGIAPRALQSLFREMGTGGQHRVTLSMVEIYNEAVRDLLAPGPPQRLAVRQGPAGQGGVQVAGLTHWDVPSLESLHQMLSLGRSNRATAATAMNQRSSRSHALVTLTLRTASPSRGPGTAGTLHLVDLAGSERAWKAGAAGTSQEDRDGAQRLREARTINRSLLALGGVMAALRARRPHVPFRDSQLTRLLQPALGPGATAVLLLQISTRPEDLGETVCSLKFAERVSRVELGPARPRRAPRSGTPSSLSTDTPLSGTPCTPTTSPGSPPSPGLDSGSSSALAPPEDLPS; this is encoded by the exons ATGAGCGACAGCCCAGCCCTCAGGCCGCTGAGCCGCGCGACCAAGACGCAGCGGCGAGCTGGAGGCCCAGACCAGCCCACCGCACCGCCCTCGGGCTGCTGCTCCGCCTCTCGCGCCCGGCCTGCGGCGACCGAGCGCCGACCAACGAGAAGAGCGGCGGCTAGAGcggttggggggggggcggggccatGGAGTCTGGCCCCGGGGAGAGATGGGGCCAGATGGAC CCTCTTCCGTAGGGATGGCGGGGCCGCGGCGGCCGCCGACGCTGAAAACCCGGCCCAG AGCGCCCGCTGTAAGCCCGGGAGTCGCCGCCGCGCCGACCAGCCAACCGCAGAGCTGTGGACCGAGCTGACCGGCCTGGTCG GCTCTTCGGAGGCCGAGGATGGGTCGGGAGGGGGAGCCGAGCGCTGTCCGGCTGAGGTCTCTCTGGAAGAGGCTCTCGTGCGTCTTGCCGAGTTCCTGTCAGTCCAGCTGGGGGCGGAAGAGAGCTTTGGGACTCCTCCCGACCTGAGCAAG CCCGGTGATGTTCCCCCACTGTTGACGGTGACTGGTCAACTCTTGGCTCTCCTGGCATGGATTCGAAGTCCCAGGGGCAGGCAGGCCCTGTCCCAGGGGATGCAGCCTGTCTCAGGGGTGCAGCACCCTCCTCCTGCTG gatcCCCATTGCAAGAAGAAAGCCCTTCCCTTTCACCAAGGGGCGATGCCCAGGGGCAGCAGCCTCCTCAGCTGGAAGAGGACCAGAGGGCTTGGCAGCGGCTGGAACAGCTCATCCTTGGACAG cTGGAAGAGCTGAAGCAGCAGCTGGAACatcaggaggaggagctgggccAGCTGCGCCTGGGAGTG GGAGCAACAGACTCAGAGAAAAGGGTTCAGCATCTGACTCTGGAGAACAAAGCCCTGAAACAGAGCTTGAGCCTTACTCGGGACCTCTTGCTGCACTGGGGCCCTGCCCCCCACACCAGGGCCCCCCAG GAGAAGGCAGAAGCCCTGCTGGAGCTCCGGGGGCGGCTTCAAGAAGCCCAGGACACCACGGAAGCCCTCCGAGTCCAG CTAGGGGTGCAGGAGGTGCAGCTGCAGGGCCTTCAGGGGGCCCTCCGGCAGCTCCAGCAGGAGACTGAGCAGAACTGCAGGAGGGAGCTGCAGCAGATGCGAGGGCAGCTGGCAG GACTTCGTGCTCGCATGGCCAGCTTGCGTCAGGGCTGTGGGGACCTCCGGGGACTCGTCAGCACCTTTACCCAGAGCTGCCAGGGTTCTCTGAGCGAAGCCCAGGGACAG GTTTCCTGGGCTCTGGGGGCACTGTCAGCTGATGGGGCTGGGACTCAACTCGCGGAGGCGCCGCAGGGGCCTCTCCCGGGATGCCCAGGGCGGCTGCTGGAGCTCAAAG GAAACATCCGTGTGCTGTGTCGCCTGAGGCCAGGGACACCCTCCAGCCTGGTGAGCCTAGAGCCCGGCCCAGGTGGCACTGTTACTACCTGCTATCGAGGGCACCAGCGTCGCTTCCGCCTAGACTGGGTCTTCCCTCCACACGCCAGCCAGGAGGAG GTCTTCAGGGAACTGGAGTCTGCTGTGCTGTCCTGCCTCGGGGGCTACAGTGTCTGCATTTTCACCTACGGTCAGACAGGGACAGGGAAGACCTACAGCATGGAG GGCCCGCCTGAGGACCCCGGCATCGCTCCTAGGGCACTGCAGTCACTATTTCGGGAGATGGGCACAGGCGGGCAGCACCGCGTGACCCTCAGCATGGTGGAGATCTACAACGAGGCTGTCAG GGACCTCCTTGCCCCAGGGCCTCCCCAGCGCCTGGCAGTGAGGCAGGGCCCAGCAGGCCAGGGGGGAGTCCAGGTGGCTGGCCTCACCCACTGGGACGTGCCCAGCCTGGAGTCTCTGCACCAG AtgctgagcctggggaggagcaACCGGGCCACCGCCGCCACAGCCATGAACCAGCGCAGCTCTCGCTCGCACGCCCTGGTCACGCTGACACTGCGCACAGCGTCCCCATCGCGCGGTCCTGGCACCGCAG GCACGCTGCACCTCGTCGACCTGGCGGGGTCCGAGCGCGCCTGGAAGGCGGGGGCGGCCGGCACATCGCAGGAAGACCGGGACGGCGCCCAGCGTCTACGGGAGGCTCGGACCATCAACCGCTCGCTGCTGGCGCTGGGAGGCGTGATGGCCGCGCTGCGGGCCCGCCGGCCCCACGTGCCCTTCCGCGACTCGCAGCTCACACGCCTACTGCAGCCGGCGCTGGGCCCAGGCGCCACGGCGGTGCTGCTGCTGCAG ATCTCCACGCGGCCCGAGGATCTCGGCGAGACCGTGTGCTCGCTCAAGTTCGCCGAGCGTGTGAGCCGAGTGGAGTTGGGGCCGGCCAGGCCCCGCAGGGCTCCCCGCTCCGGGACACCCTCCTCCTTGAGCACCGACACACCACTCTCCGGGACCCCCTGCACCCCCACGACGTCGCCCGGCAGCCCTCCAAGCCCCGGCTTAGACAGCGGCTCCAGCTCGGCCCTGGCACCGCCGGAGGACCTGCCTTCCTAG
- the KIFC2 gene encoding kinesin-like protein KIFC2 isoform X9, which translates to MSDSPALRPLSRATKTQRRAGGPDQPTAPPSGCCSASRARPAATERRPTRRAAARAVGGGAGPWSLAPGRDGARWTLFRRDGGAAAAADAENPAQSARCKPGSRRRADQPTAELWTELTGLVGSSEAEDGSGGGAERCPAEVSLEEALVRLAEFLSVQLGAEESFGTPPDLSKPGDVPPLLTVTGQLLALLAWIRSPRGRQALSQGMQPVSGVQHPPPAGSPLQEESPSLSPRGDAQGQQPPQLEEDQRAWQRLEQLILGQLEELKQQLEHQEEELGQLRLGVGATDSEKRVQHLTLENKALKQSLSLTRDLLLHWGPAPHTRAPQEKAEALLELRGRLQEAQDTTEALRVQLGVQEVQLQGLQGALRQLQQETEQNCRRELQQMRGQLAGLRARMASLRQGCGDLRGLVSTFTQSCQGSLSEAQGQVSWALGALSADGAGTQLAEAPQGPLPGCPGRLLELKGNIRVLCRLRPGTPSSLVSLEPGPGGTVTTCYRGHQRRFRLDWVFPPHASQEEVFRELESAVLSCLGGYSVCIFTYGQTGTGKTYSMEGPPEDPGIAPRALQSLFREMGTGGQHRVTLSMVEIYNEAVRDLLAPGPPQRLAVRQGPAGQGGVQVAGLTHWDVPSLESLHQVRLPSGAPQLSKPPPLPAPGARAPPQASPCPPVLQMLSLGRSNRATAATAMNQRSSRSHALVTLTLRTASPSRGPGTAGTLHLVDLAGSERAWKAGAAGTSQEDRDGAQRLREARTINRSLLALGGVMAALRARRPHVPFRDSQLTRLLQPALGPGATAVLLLQISTRPEDLGETVCSLKFAERVSRVELGPARPRRAPRSGTPSSLSTDTPLSGTPCTPTTSPGSPPSPGLDSGSSSALAPPEDLPS; encoded by the exons ATGAGCGACAGCCCAGCCCTCAGGCCGCTGAGCCGCGCGACCAAGACGCAGCGGCGAGCTGGAGGCCCAGACCAGCCCACCGCACCGCCCTCGGGCTGCTGCTCCGCCTCTCGCGCCCGGCCTGCGGCGACCGAGCGCCGACCAACGAGAAGAGCGGCGGCTAGAGcggttggggggggggcggggccatGGAGTCTGGCCCCGGGGAGAGATGGGGCCAGATGGAC CCTCTTCCGTAGGGATGGCGGGGCCGCGGCGGCCGCCGACGCTGAAAACCCGGCCCAG AGCGCCCGCTGTAAGCCCGGGAGTCGCCGCCGCGCCGACCAGCCAACCGCAGAGCTGTGGACCGAGCTGACCGGCCTGGTCG GCTCTTCGGAGGCCGAGGATGGGTCGGGAGGGGGAGCCGAGCGCTGTCCGGCTGAGGTCTCTCTGGAAGAGGCTCTCGTGCGTCTTGCCGAGTTCCTGTCAGTCCAGCTGGGGGCGGAAGAGAGCTTTGGGACTCCTCCCGACCTGAGCAAG CCCGGTGATGTTCCCCCACTGTTGACGGTGACTGGTCAACTCTTGGCTCTCCTGGCATGGATTCGAAGTCCCAGGGGCAGGCAGGCCCTGTCCCAGGGGATGCAGCCTGTCTCAGGGGTGCAGCACCCTCCTCCTGCTG gatcCCCATTGCAAGAAGAAAGCCCTTCCCTTTCACCAAGGGGCGATGCCCAGGGGCAGCAGCCTCCTCAGCTGGAAGAGGACCAGAGGGCTTGGCAGCGGCTGGAACAGCTCATCCTTGGACAG cTGGAAGAGCTGAAGCAGCAGCTGGAACatcaggaggaggagctgggccAGCTGCGCCTGGGAGTG GGAGCAACAGACTCAGAGAAAAGGGTTCAGCATCTGACTCTGGAGAACAAAGCCCTGAAACAGAGCTTGAGCCTTACTCGGGACCTCTTGCTGCACTGGGGCCCTGCCCCCCACACCAGGGCCCCCCAG GAGAAGGCAGAAGCCCTGCTGGAGCTCCGGGGGCGGCTTCAAGAAGCCCAGGACACCACGGAAGCCCTCCGAGTCCAG CTAGGGGTGCAGGAGGTGCAGCTGCAGGGCCTTCAGGGGGCCCTCCGGCAGCTCCAGCAGGAGACTGAGCAGAACTGCAGGAGGGAGCTGCAGCAGATGCGAGGGCAGCTGGCAG GACTTCGTGCTCGCATGGCCAGCTTGCGTCAGGGCTGTGGGGACCTCCGGGGACTCGTCAGCACCTTTACCCAGAGCTGCCAGGGTTCTCTGAGCGAAGCCCAGGGACAG GTTTCCTGGGCTCTGGGGGCACTGTCAGCTGATGGGGCTGGGACTCAACTCGCGGAGGCGCCGCAGGGGCCTCTCCCGGGATGCCCAGGGCGGCTGCTGGAGCTCAAAG GAAACATCCGTGTGCTGTGTCGCCTGAGGCCAGGGACACCCTCCAGCCTGGTGAGCCTAGAGCCCGGCCCAGGTGGCACTGTTACTACCTGCTATCGAGGGCACCAGCGTCGCTTCCGCCTAGACTGGGTCTTCCCTCCACACGCCAGCCAGGAGGAG GTCTTCAGGGAACTGGAGTCTGCTGTGCTGTCCTGCCTCGGGGGCTACAGTGTCTGCATTTTCACCTACGGTCAGACAGGGACAGGGAAGACCTACAGCATGGAG GGCCCGCCTGAGGACCCCGGCATCGCTCCTAGGGCACTGCAGTCACTATTTCGGGAGATGGGCACAGGCGGGCAGCACCGCGTGACCCTCAGCATGGTGGAGATCTACAACGAGGCTGTCAG GGACCTCCTTGCCCCAGGGCCTCCCCAGCGCCTGGCAGTGAGGCAGGGCCCAGCAGGCCAGGGGGGAGTCCAGGTGGCTGGCCTCACCCACTGGGACGTGCCCAGCCTGGAGTCTCTGCACCAGGTGAGGCTGCCCAGTGGGGCCCCGCAGCTCTCCAAGCCCCCGCCCTTACCCGCACCGGGGGCGCGGGCCCCGCCGCAGGCCAGCCCTTGTCCGCCCGTCCTGCAGAtgctgagcctggggaggagcaACCGGGCCACCGCCGCCACAGCCATGAACCAGCGCAGCTCTCGCTCGCACGCCCTGGTCACGCTGACACTGCGCACAGCGTCCCCATCGCGCGGTCCTGGCACCGCAG GCACGCTGCACCTCGTCGACCTGGCGGGGTCCGAGCGCGCCTGGAAGGCGGGGGCGGCCGGCACATCGCAGGAAGACCGGGACGGCGCCCAGCGTCTACGGGAGGCTCGGACCATCAACCGCTCGCTGCTGGCGCTGGGAGGCGTGATGGCCGCGCTGCGGGCCCGCCGGCCCCACGTGCCCTTCCGCGACTCGCAGCTCACACGCCTACTGCAGCCGGCGCTGGGCCCAGGCGCCACGGCGGTGCTGCTGCTGCAG ATCTCCACGCGGCCCGAGGATCTCGGCGAGACCGTGTGCTCGCTCAAGTTCGCCGAGCGTGTGAGCCGAGTGGAGTTGGGGCCGGCCAGGCCCCGCAGGGCTCCCCGCTCCGGGACACCCTCCTCCTTGAGCACCGACACACCACTCTCCGGGACCCCCTGCACCCCCACGACGTCGCCCGGCAGCCCTCCAAGCCCCGGCTTAGACAGCGGCTCCAGCTCGGCCCTGGCACCGCCGGAGGACCTGCCTTCCTAG